CGCGCCGCACTGGCGCTCACCGCGTTGATCTTCGCGGCGTGGATGCTGGTCGAGCTCGCGCTGAGCCTGCACGATCGCGGCACGACCCCGCCGTACCAAAAACGACAACTGTCCGACGGAACCTACGTCGTTCAGAACATTACACCGGACATCGCGAAGGCGACCAAGCTTCGCGTCGCCGACGTCATCGACTTCCCGCACGAGGATTTGCCCGATCGCGTTCGCTGGTGGCAAGGCGCTCCTGTCGGCACGACCATCCCTGAGCTCGTGCGACGTGGGACGGGCTCGCTCGTGGTTCACATCCCGGTCTGGCCGGAGCAAATCGCGTACAAGGTCGGCGACACGATCGATCTGGCGTCGAAAGTCGTCTTGATGGCGCTGGCGATCGGGATCTTCTGGCGCGGGCGGGACGCGAACAGCTTGATCGCCGGCAGCTTCCTATACCTGTTCGCGATGGGCTCTGGGCCCAACGTGCGATTCGTGGACTTGCCGTGGTGGTCGGTGCTGATCTTGCAAACCGCGCGGCTGACTGCGTTCGCGCTCTCGACGCTGCTCGTCATGTGGCTCGCGACGAATCTCGTCGGCCGCGCGCTGCCGCGCGTCGCGCGCGACGCGCTCCTCGTCGTCGCCACCGTCTTCAGCGCCATCGTGCTCGCCGGCGGCCTCGACCTGAACTTGTCGATCCCGTTCAGCGGCTTCGAAGACGTCCATCGCGCACAAGTGAAGCTCGCGTTCGTGGACGCGCAAGTGGCCGCGATGGTCCTCCCGATCGCGGTGCTTCTCTTTGGAACGTTCCAGCGCGGCAATGCGGTCGATCTCGTCAAGGTGCGGTGGATGTTCGCCGCGACCGCGCTCGGCTTGACCGGCCCGGTCGTCAACGTCCTCACCGGGCTCTTCACCAAGAACGTGTACCTGCACGGGATGATGACGGCTTCGCTGATCGTCATGGCGGGGATTTACGTCTACGCGATCGTGCGCCACCGCTTGGTCGACGTCTCGTTCGTCATGAACCGCGCCGCCGTCTTCGCGGCCGCACTCGCCGTCGTCACGTTTCTTGCGGTCGTCGTCGAGGTCGCGCTTGACCGCGCGATTACGACGAAGAACGAGGAGAGCGCGATCTTCACCTACGGCGTCGCAGTGCTGCTCGGCGTCACGTTCCGGTTCTTCGAAGAGCGCGCCAAGCCGGTGATCGACAGCACGCTCTTCGCCAGACGCCATCGGGCCGAGCAGGCGCTGCAGGCACTCGCTTCCGACCTAAACCAAATCGGCGACACGACCGAGCTTGCCGAGACCGTCGCCGAGCAGGTCCGCCAGCTGACCAGCAGCCGGCGCGTCGTCATCTATGCCAAGCACGACCGCGTGTTCGCGCCGATCGCGGTCGACGGTAGCGACACCGCGGAGCTCTTGCCGGTCGGCGCCGGCGATCAGGTCATCGCGCGGCTGAGCGGTGGAAAATCGGCCTGCGAAGCAGCCGGACTGCACACAAAAGTTCCCGCTGACGCGATCGCTTTCCCCATTCACTCCGGCGGGAAGCTGCTCGGCGCCATGGTGTGTCAGTCACGGCTCAACGAGTACCCGTTCGATCCGGACGAATGCGCGGTGTTGCTGCGCGTCGCACACGAGTTCGGTGACCGGCTCCTGGTTCTGCGCGCCGCGTAGTCACCGCGGCTAGGGAATCGTGAGCGGGCGGTAGCGTAGGCGGTGCGGCTTGGCGGCCTCCTCGCCGAGCCGCGCCTTCTTGTTCGCTTCGTACTCCTGGTAGTTGCCCTCGCAAAAATAGACGCGCGAGTCGCCCTCGAAGGCGATGATGTGGGTCGCGATGCGGTCGAGGAACCAGCGGTCGTGGCTGATCACCATCACCGTCCCGGCGAACT
This is a stretch of genomic DNA from Candidatus Eremiobacterota bacterium. It encodes these proteins:
- a CDS encoding GAF domain-containing protein; translated protein: MSLQHTTTVPRAALALTALIFAAWMLVELALSLHDRGTTPPYQKRQLSDGTYVVQNITPDIAKATKLRVADVIDFPHEDLPDRVRWWQGAPVGTTIPELVRRGTGSLVVHIPVWPEQIAYKVGDTIDLASKVVLMALAIGIFWRGRDANSLIAGSFLYLFAMGSGPNVRFVDLPWWSVLILQTARLTAFALSTLLVMWLATNLVGRALPRVARDALLVVATVFSAIVLAGGLDLNLSIPFSGFEDVHRAQVKLAFVDAQVAAMVLPIAVLLFGTFQRGNAVDLVKVRWMFAATALGLTGPVVNVLTGLFTKNVYLHGMMTASLIVMAGIYVYAIVRHRLVDVSFVMNRAAVFAAALAVVTFLAVVVEVALDRAITTKNEESAIFTYGVAVLLGVTFRFFEERAKPVIDSTLFARRHRAEQALQALASDLNQIGDTTELAETVAEQVRQLTSSRRVVIYAKHDRVFAPIAVDGSDTAELLPVGAGDQVIARLSGGKSACEAAGLHTKVPADAIAFPIHSGGKLLGAMVCQSRLNEYPFDPDECAVLLRVAHEFGDRLLVLRAA